From one Bacteroides fragilis NCTC 9343 genomic stretch:
- the uvrC gene encoding excinuclease ABC subunit UvrC produces MDTNQELKTSEYLKGIVSNLPEKPGIYQYLNAEGTIIYVGKAKNLKRRVYSYFSKEHQPGKTRVLVSKIADIRYIVVNSEEDALLLENNLIKKYKPRYNVLLKDDKTYPSICVQNEYFPRVFKTRRIIRNGSSYYGPYSHSPSMHAVLDLIKHLYPLRTCNLNLSPENIRAGKFNVCLEYHIKNCAGPCIGLQSQEEYLKNIAEIKEILKGNTQEISRLLYQRMQDLAAEMKFEEAQKVKEKYALIENYRSKSEVVSSVLHNIDVFSIEEDGEKSAFINYLHITNGAINQAFTFEYKKKLNETKEELLTLGIIEMRERYKSASREIIVPFDIEIELNDVTFTIPQRGDKKKLLELSLLNVKQYKADRMKQAEKLNPEQRSMRLMKEIQQELHLDRLPMQIECFDNSNIQGTDAVAACVVFKKAKPSKSDYRKYNIKTVVGADDYASMKEVVRRRYQRAIEEESPLPDLIITDGGKGQMEVVRQVMEELQLDIPIAGLAKDRKHRTSEVLFGFPPQTIGIKQHSPLFRLLEQIQDEVHRFAITFHRDKRSKRQVASALDNIKGIGEKTKTALLKEFKSVKRIKEATIEEVSAIIGESKAKIIKEGLDNH; encoded by the coding sequence ATGGATACAAATCAAGAACTTAAAACCAGCGAATATCTAAAAGGAATTGTTTCAAATCTTCCTGAGAAGCCCGGCATTTATCAATATCTGAATGCAGAGGGAACTATCATCTATGTAGGGAAAGCCAAAAACCTGAAGCGGAGAGTCTACTCCTATTTCAGCAAAGAGCATCAGCCCGGAAAAACCCGGGTATTGGTAAGCAAGATCGCAGACATACGTTATATCGTGGTAAACTCAGAAGAAGATGCACTACTGCTTGAGAACAACCTAATCAAAAAATATAAGCCGCGTTACAATGTTTTGCTAAAAGACGACAAAACCTATCCGTCCATCTGCGTACAAAACGAATATTTTCCAAGAGTATTCAAGACCAGGCGTATTATCCGAAACGGCTCTTCGTACTATGGCCCGTACAGCCATAGCCCATCCATGCACGCAGTGCTCGATTTAATAAAACACTTATACCCTCTGCGTACATGCAACCTCAACCTCTCACCGGAGAATATCCGTGCGGGAAAGTTCAATGTATGCCTTGAATATCACATAAAGAACTGCGCCGGCCCGTGTATCGGCCTGCAATCACAGGAAGAATATCTAAAAAATATTGCCGAGATAAAAGAGATCCTGAAAGGGAATACCCAGGAGATAAGCAGATTGTTATACCAGCGCATGCAGGACCTTGCCGCAGAAATGAAATTCGAAGAAGCGCAAAAGGTGAAAGAAAAGTATGCATTAATCGAAAATTATCGTTCAAAGTCCGAGGTTGTCAGCTCCGTATTACACAATATAGATGTATTTTCCATCGAAGAAGACGGCGAAAAGTCAGCCTTCATCAACTATCTGCATATCACAAACGGAGCCATTAACCAAGCTTTCACTTTCGAATACAAGAAGAAACTGAATGAAACAAAAGAGGAATTGCTGACACTGGGAATTATAGAAATGCGGGAACGCTACAAGAGCGCTTCACGCGAAATCATCGTCCCGTTTGACATCGAGATAGAACTGAATGATGTCACTTTCACCATTCCTCAACGAGGAGACAAAAAGAAGCTGTTGGAATTGTCTCTACTCAACGTGAAACAGTACAAAGCAGATAGGATGAAGCAAGCCGAAAAGTTGAATCCGGAACAGCGTAGCATGCGCCTGATGAAAGAGATTCAACAGGAATTACACTTGGACAGACTGCCTATGCAGATAGAATGTTTTGATAACTCAAACATCCAGGGAACAGATGCGGTAGCAGCTTGTGTTGTTTTTAAAAAGGCGAAACCATCGAAAAGCGATTATCGGAAATACAACATCAAAACGGTTGTGGGCGCTGATGATTACGCCTCAATGAAAGAGGTCGTCAGAAGGCGTTATCAGCGCGCTATAGAAGAAGAATCCCCCCTGCCCGACCTGATTATCACCGATGGCGGAAAAGGGCAAATGGAGGTGGTCAGACAAGTAATGGAAGAGTTACAGTTAGATATTCCAATTGCAGGACTCGCCAAGGATCGCAAACACCGTACATCTGAAGTTCTTTTCGGGTTTCCACCTCAAACCATCGGCATCAAACAACATAGCCCCCTATTCCGCCTATTGGAACAGATACAAGATGAAGTACATCGCTTTGCCATTACCTTCCACAGGGATAAACGAAGCAAACGACAAGTAGCATCTGCCCTGGACAATATCAAAGGAATTGGCGAGAAAACCAAAACCGCCCTGCTGAAAGAGTTCAAGAGCGTAAAACGTATCAAAGAAGCCACCATAGAAGAAGTGTCCGCCATAATAGGTGAATCAAAGGCAAAAATCATAAAAGAGGGTCTCGATAATCATTAA
- the mnmG gene encoding tRNA uridine-5-carboxymethylaminomethyl(34) synthesis enzyme MnmG — MDFKYDVIVIGAGHAGCEAAAAAANLGSKTCLITMDMNKVAQMSCNPAVGGIAKGQIVREIDALGGYMGLVTDQTAIQFRILNRSKGPAMWSPRAQCDRNKFIWAWREILENIPNLHIWQDTVKEIIVENGEVVGLKTFWDVTFHARCIVLTAGTFLNGLMHVGKTQLPGGRMAEPASYKLTESIAEHGIEYGRMKTGTPVRIDGRSVHYELMDTQDGECDFHKFSFMNTSVRHLKQLQCWTCFTNEEAHNVLRNGLADSPLFNGQIQSIGPRYCPSIETKIVTFPDKEQHQLFLEPEGETTQELYLNGFSSSLPMEIQIEALKKIPAFKDLVIYRPGYAIEYDYFDPTQLKHTLESKKIKNLFFAGQVNGTTGYEEAGGQGIIAGINAHINCHGGEPFTLARDEAYIGVLIDDLVTKGVDEPYRMFTSRAEYRILLRMDDADMRLTERAYKLGLVKEDRYALLKSKREAVENIVNFTRNYSIKAALINDALENLGTTPLRQGCKLIDLINRPQITIENISEYVPAFKRELDKITDERKEEILEAAEILIKYEGYIGRERIIADKLARLESIKIKGKFDYDSLQSLSTEARQKLKKIDPETIAQASRIPGVSPSDINVLLVLSGR, encoded by the coding sequence ATGGATTTTAAGTACGACGTTATTGTAATTGGTGCCGGACATGCAGGCTGCGAAGCAGCAGCAGCGGCAGCAAACTTAGGCTCAAAAACCTGCTTGATCACTATGGATATGAACAAGGTAGCGCAAATGAGCTGTAACCCCGCCGTAGGAGGGATTGCTAAAGGACAAATTGTACGTGAGATAGACGCTTTAGGCGGATATATGGGATTGGTAACAGATCAGACAGCTATCCAGTTCCGCATACTAAACCGCTCGAAAGGACCGGCCATGTGGAGTCCCCGCGCCCAATGTGACCGAAACAAGTTTATCTGGGCCTGGCGCGAAATATTAGAAAATATCCCGAACCTTCATATCTGGCAAGATACTGTAAAGGAAATCATCGTTGAAAACGGTGAAGTTGTGGGATTAAAAACATTTTGGGATGTGACGTTTCACGCCAGATGTATTGTATTAACAGCAGGAACCTTCTTGAACGGATTGATGCATGTAGGAAAAACCCAACTCCCGGGTGGACGCATGGCAGAACCGGCATCGTATAAATTAACCGAATCCATCGCAGAACATGGCATTGAGTACGGCCGGATGAAAACCGGAACCCCCGTACGGATTGACGGAAGAAGTGTACACTATGAACTGATGGATACCCAAGATGGAGAATGTGACTTTCACAAGTTTTCATTCATGAATACCAGCGTGCGTCACCTTAAGCAATTGCAATGCTGGACATGCTTTACTAATGAAGAAGCACATAATGTTCTTCGTAACGGATTAGCGGATTCTCCCCTTTTCAACGGACAAATACAAAGTATCGGTCCGCGCTATTGCCCTAGCATCGAAACGAAGATCGTCACCTTCCCCGACAAAGAGCAACACCAGCTATTCCTTGAACCGGAAGGAGAAACCACACAAGAATTATACCTGAATGGATTCTCTTCTTCATTGCCAATGGAGATCCAAATAGAAGCACTAAAAAAGATCCCTGCTTTTAAAGACCTGGTGATTTATCGTCCGGGATATGCCATCGAATACGATTATTTCGATCCAACGCAACTAAAACATACGCTGGAATCGAAGAAAATCAAAAACCTCTTCTTCGCCGGACAAGTAAATGGTACTACCGGATATGAAGAAGCAGGAGGACAAGGTATCATTGCAGGTATCAATGCTCACATCAACTGCCACGGTGGAGAACCTTTCACTTTAGCAAGAGACGAGGCATATATCGGCGTATTAATAGACGACTTGGTGACCAAAGGGGTAGATGAGCCTTATCGTATGTTTACTTCACGAGCAGAATATCGTATTCTACTTCGTATGGATGATGCGGACATGCGACTTACAGAAAGAGCCTATAAACTGGGATTAGTAAAAGAAGACCGCTATGCTCTATTAAAGAGTAAAAGAGAAGCAGTCGAAAATATCGTAAACTTTACCCGCAATTATTCGATCAAGGCAGCATTAATAAACGATGCACTTGAGAATTTAGGAACGACTCCCCTGCGTCAAGGATGCAAACTGATCGACTTGATTAACCGTCCACAGATTACAATAGAAAATATCTCCGAATATGTACCGGCATTTAAACGGGAACTGGATAAAATCACAGATGAACGAAAAGAAGAGATTCTGGAGGCCGCTGAGATTTTAATCAAATATGAAGGCTATATTGGACGGGAAAGAATTATAGCAGACAAACTGGCACGATTGGAAAGTATTAAAATAAAAGGTAAGTTCGACTATGACAGCCTTCAATCACTTTCGACCGAAGCCCGGCAAAAACTGAAGAAGATCGACCCCGAAACAATAGCCCAGGCAAGCCGCATCCCCGGCGTGTCACCAAGCGACATCAATGTATTATTGGTGCTTTCGGGACGATAG
- a CDS encoding adenine phosphoribosyltransferase — MIMSKEKLIKSIREVPDFPIPGILFYDVTTLFKDSERLQELSDIMYEMYKDKGITKVVGIESRGFIMGPILATRLGAGFIPIRKPGKLPAETMEESYDKEYGKDTVQIHKDALNENDVVLLHDDLLATGGTMKAACNLVKKLHPKKVYVNFIIELKELNGKQVFENDQDVDIQSVLSL, encoded by the coding sequence ATGATTATGAGCAAAGAAAAGCTTATCAAAAGCATCCGTGAGGTACCCGATTTTCCAATCCCCGGAATCCTGTTCTACGATGTAACCACACTATTCAAAGATTCGGAACGCCTTCAGGAACTTTCGGATATTATGTACGAAATGTACAAGGATAAAGGAATCACCAAGGTAGTAGGCATCGAATCGAGAGGCTTCATTATGGGACCGATTCTTGCCACCCGCTTAGGGGCAGGATTTATCCCCATCCGTAAACCCGGCAAACTCCCTGCCGAAACAATGGAAGAAAGTTACGATAAAGAATATGGCAAAGACACCGTGCAGATACACAAAGATGCATTGAACGAGAACGACGTCGTATTGCTGCACGATGACTTACTGGCTACCGGAGGTACTATGAAAGCCGCCTGCAACCTCGTGAAAAAGCTCCATCCGAAAAAGGTATACGTAAACTTCATCATTGAGTTAAAGGAACTGAACGGAAAACAAGTATTTGAAAACGACCAAGACGTAGATATACAATCAGTATTGTCGTTATAA
- a CDS encoding tetratricopeptide repeat protein, with product MNKTFVGFIFLLFLVGGVVSCQRSSSPYPYSLRYADSLMEISPERTLAYLRKLDVSTYSAGDRAYFSLLFTQATDKNMLSLLPCDSLIDTALDYYIKKDGVNWAKAWLYKGRIQKKMNMTEQALKSCFTALQGVEGNTGEELKLKGMLYEDMGSIYLHQSLYQKAFDAFYRSYQCDSLLNDHRLVMYPLSNMGWVRVIQGKTVEAFYYLNQSIQLALRLNDSAFVSDIYERMSLNCENVDSAFLYAHLSHQYLTKDGDSISLWLTFGDLYLDKQELDSAEYYLKRILDTADFKRKILASYSLAEVEKIRGNYQRAFEYQSYYGDNIDSIFLLNKASDIERLAYKYDSEAKVVKEKEKQRFLIQQLCYGGVLFLLVIVVIFQRVYRRRQIARLLYEQRITYLNEKTALSQLQIERLEVQISALKQSGMEREQEIDLKQAELCCVIDEKARLRNCLFMETSIFKHIRELSTQPRLGQNGTKGSPKVLLMKEQEQLKNILFGIYDDYIRYLKGTYPKITDNDCIYCCLKLCEFDDQTIAYCFGNVSKQIVAQRRLRLKKKMAEAN from the coding sequence ATGAATAAGACATTTGTCGGTTTTATCTTTTTATTGTTTTTAGTGGGCGGAGTAGTTTCTTGTCAACGTTCCTCGTCACCGTATCCGTATTCTTTGAGATATGCCGATTCTTTGATGGAGATATCTCCTGAACGTACGTTGGCTTATCTTCGTAAACTTGATGTTTCTACTTATTCAGCGGGTGACAGGGCATACTTTAGCTTACTGTTCACGCAGGCTACTGATAAAAATATGCTTTCTCTTCTTCCATGTGACTCTTTGATTGATACTGCATTAGATTATTATATTAAAAAAGATGGTGTCAATTGGGCTAAAGCTTGGCTTTATAAAGGCCGGATTCAAAAAAAAATGAATATGACTGAACAGGCTTTGAAGAGTTGCTTTACTGCTCTGCAGGGAGTTGAAGGAAATACCGGGGAGGAATTAAAACTGAAAGGAATGCTATATGAAGATATGGGATCGATTTATTTACATCAATCTCTTTATCAGAAAGCGTTTGATGCGTTTTATCGCTCTTATCAATGTGATTCTTTACTGAATGACCATAGATTGGTAATGTATCCTTTGTCAAATATGGGGTGGGTGCGTGTGATTCAAGGAAAAACGGTAGAAGCTTTTTATTATTTGAACCAATCTATACAATTAGCTTTGAGATTGAATGATTCAGCTTTTGTTAGTGATATATATGAACGAATGAGTTTGAATTGTGAGAATGTCGATTCTGCTTTCCTATATGCCCATTTGTCACATCAATATTTGACAAAGGATGGCGACTCTATTAGTTTATGGTTAACATTTGGTGATTTGTATTTAGACAAGCAAGAACTAGACTCTGCTGAATATTATTTAAAGCGTATACTTGATACTGCTGATTTTAAAAGGAAGATTCTAGCGTCGTATTCTTTGGCTGAAGTCGAGAAGATTAGGGGTAATTATCAACGGGCCTTTGAATATCAGTCTTATTATGGTGATAATATAGATTCTATTTTTTTGTTAAATAAAGCCTCCGATATTGAGCGCTTAGCGTATAAATATGATTCAGAAGCAAAAGTAGTAAAGGAAAAGGAAAAGCAGAGGTTTTTAATTCAGCAACTTTGTTATGGAGGAGTTTTGTTTCTGCTGGTTATTGTTGTAATTTTTCAACGTGTTTATCGGCGTCGTCAAATAGCTCGATTACTGTACGAACAGCGTATAACTTATTTAAATGAGAAAACAGCCTTATCTCAATTACAAATAGAACGTTTGGAAGTTCAAATTTCTGCTTTAAAGCAGTCTGGCATGGAGCGTGAACAGGAAATAGATTTGAAACAAGCAGAATTATGCTGTGTTATTGATGAAAAAGCACGATTGCGTAACTGTTTGTTTATGGAAACTTCTATTTTTAAGCATATTCGAGAACTAAGCACTCAACCCAGGTTGGGACAAAATGGAACAAAGGGGAGTCCGAAAGTTCTTCTTATGAAAGAACAGGAACAATTGAAAAATATATTGTTTGGTATTTATGATGATTATATTCGATACCTTAAGGGTACTTATCCTAAAATAACAGATAATGACTGTATTTATTGTTGCTTGAAACTTTGTGAATTTGATGATCAAACCATAGCTTATTGTTTTGGTAATGTAAGCAAGCAAATTGTAGCGCAGCGGCGTTTACGATTAAAGAAAAAAATGGCTGAAGCCAATTGA